From the genome of Petrotoga sibirica DSM 13575:
ATAAGGATATTTTTAATTCCACTTATCTGTTTTTTATAATTTCGAGAGTGTCTTGAAAACCAATATATCCTACTAGCTGAAACAAAGACTACTCCAACTACAGATGCGGTTGCTGCCACACTGAAAGGAAGAGTGAAAATATTGCTTATATATCTTCTTACAAACTCAAAAACAAAAAAGTTGATAAGAAAACCTATGAAACCACTATTAAATACAGGCCTTAATTCGTTAAGAGTGGCAAATCTCCAAATGTATCTATATATTCCAGAGTAATAAAAAACAATTACCATAATCAAGGGAAAGAAAAAAATGGGGGAGATGTACTTTCTCATCTCCACAAAGTCAAACTGAAACCTTATGAACATCGCAACAATGTATGCAAGGAAAAACAAAATATAGTCTATTATCATCAATCTAAAAGATCTTTTAGTCAAATGTTTCATTTTTCATCTCCGTTAAGCTATCTGTTATTATTTGATATACATAATTCTGTTCTTCAAGACTGATATTGGAGAAAAATGGGATCGCAAAAGTTAAAGATGAGATGAGCTCTGTGACTGGGTAATCTCCTTCTTCATAACCAAACATTTTTCTATAAAAAGGTTGTAAGTGGACAGGATAAAAGTAATTTTTAGATTCAACACCCTTTTCACCCAATTTTTTTAAGAAGGTTCGTAAGACTTTTCTTATCTTATTTACTAATTCTTTCCATTCTTTTCTATTTTGTTCCCCTTCAATTTTCATAGGTAGATCAAAATTTCTAACCCATGTAGGTATATGAATTAACTCTGATACCCAATCTAAGTTCAATCTCAAAACGAATACAAACCAACTTTGAGAAGTAACTTCTTGCGGAATGAAAGGTAAAACTACTCTTTCTTCACTTTTAAACAAATCAAAATAATTCATAGCTTTCTCTTTTCTTTTAGAACTTATTTCTTCTATCCGTTTCATTTGAGCAAAACCAAGTGCGGCAGACATCTCATCCATGCGGTAATTGTATCCGAGTCTCTCGCTTACTAGCCATTCACCGCTTTTGCCTCTACCTTGGTTAGACATGGACTTACATAACTCAAATATTTCTTCATCATCAGTAACTATAACTCCGCCTTCACCGGTGGTTATCTGCTTATTTGGATAAAAAGCATATGTACCAGCTTTTCCAAAAGTTCCTAATTTACGCCCCTTATATTCTCCTCCTAGTGCTTCACAAGAATCTTCAATTATTTTTATTTTATCTGGAAGAATCTTAAGTATCTCATCCCACTCTAAGGGAACTCCAAAAATATCTACACCCATAAAAGTTGTAACCTCATCTCTGTAATCTTTGCCTATGAATTCTTTTAAATTTTTGATAGATAAGTTGTAAGTATGAGGATCTATGTCAACAAAGACCGGTATTCCTTTCTCAAACAAAGCTACATTAGCCGAAGAAATAAAAGTGAAAGGCGTTACGATCATTTTTTGATTTTGTTGAAAATCCAAAGCCTTTAAAATCAAATGTAAGGCTGATGTCCCACTATTCACAGCAAGAGCATATTTTGTATCAGCGTACTCTTTTATTATTTCTTGGAATTTTTCTAAGTAAGGTCCCAGAGCAAGTCTTTCAGAATTTAAAACATCCATAATAGTTTTTTTTTCAAAGTCAGTAATATCTGCACCTGATAATGGGACAAACATAGTTGGTTGTTTCACCCCCAAATTCAAAATCATACATCATTTGCTTCGCAAATGAGGATTAGGATGTTACTTCTAAAGCATTACGAAAAAGAGTTTTGCAGAAATCAGCAAAAGCAAAAATTACAAAAATTGTTGGAGTTTTTTGTATTCTTCCTCTTTTATATAACCATCTTCCAGTAACTTTTCCAATATCTCTTCGGCTTTCTTTTTGTCAGATATGGATGTAACATGAGAAAAAATTGTGCTATATCTTTCATCTTTCCCCATATTTTTAATTTGATTGATTATTTTTTCATAAGGGTCTTCTTGTTCTGGTTTTGCGGCTGTGACATCTGTTGACGTTTCGTTTTGTGTTTCTTTCTCATCTTTTTTGATCAGTTGAAGATACCTTCCCGTAGCGGTTCCATCCTCAAAATAATGTATTGTTGTTTCTCTTATTAAGAAAAACAAAAGAAACCATTGGTATATATCAAGGGTAATAATTCTCAATAACATGACGACGTTTCCCTCTCTCAATTTGATGAAACGATTTTTAACTATTTTATTGCTAATTTCAGATTCTTGAAGCTGCCATTGGTCTCTGTCAATCCTATTTATCATACTCGCATATGAGATCCAGCTTAATAAAAAACTTCCTAAAAATAAATAAATCTGCCAACTAGGGAGTGCGAAAGTTTGCATTTCTTCGAATGTTAAACTTCCTACTTGTTGTATCAAGTATAAATAAAAAACATTTAATACCAAAAAAGAAACTATGTACAATGCAAACCAAATTATAGGGCTCTTCTCTTTAATATCTGGAAAACTTAAATTATTCGATTGGTAAACCTTCTTCATCCGTTCAATATGAAGGTTTCTGTTTCTGATCAAAACGTGGTAAATAAAAAATAATAACGCCAATCCAACGAATTGTAGGACGGGTATGTATGACAATACAAAGGTTATAAAAATAATAAAAGGTCTCAGCAAAATCATTCCATTTCCTCCAGTTAAAAAAGTCTTTATTCCTCTCTCAATTTTTCCACAATGATTTCAGCCACCCAATTTCTTTCAATCTGGGTCTGCTCTCCGCTTTTCATGTTTTTTATTGTGACGATATCCCTAGAAATCTCTTCATCCCCTAGTACAACGACATATTTAGCGTTTAATCTGTTGGCATGTTTAAATTGCCCCGATAAATTCCTTTTTGATATATTTAGAAAAGTATTTATACCTTTCTTTCTCAGTTCTTTCGTTAAAGTAACAGCTGCCATTTCACCCTTTTCACCTTGAAAAGCAATGTAAACATCTATTTTGCTTTCACTCTCAACCTCGACATTCTCTCTTTTTAATGCTTCTATTACCCTTTCAATCCCTATGGCGAAACCAACCCCTGGAGTTTTAGGACCCTCTAATTGTTCAACGAGGTCGTCGTATCTACCACCACCTGCTATGACTGCTTGTTCACCCAAATCAGAATGTTCTACCTCAAAGGCCGTTTTCGTGTAATAATCTAAACCTCTCACAATCTTTGGATCAACTTGATAAGGTACATTATAACCCTTCAAATACTTTTGGAGATTGTTGAAATGTTCATGACTTTCTTCGTCTAAATAATCCAAGATGGAAGGAGCGTTTTTTGCCGCTTCCACGTCGATCTTACAGTCCAACAAGCGCATAATATTGGTATTGAAACGTCTTTGACAATCTTCACATAGGTTGGGTAACAATGGCTGATAATAAGTTTTCAATACTTCTTTGTATTTTCCCCTACTTTTAAAGGTACCAATGCTATTGATTTTAATTTTAAAATTGTTCAATTTTAGCTTATTAAAGAAATCGTAGATAAATGTGATTAATTCTGCATCTGCTAAAGGATGGTCTGTTCCAAAAATCTCTGCTCCTATTTGATAAAACTCCCTATAACGACCTGCCTGAGGTTTTTCATATCTGTACATAGGACCTATGTAAAATAATTTTTGAGGAGATCCAAACGTTATTAGCGAGTTTTCTATATAAGCCCTTGCTAC
Proteins encoded in this window:
- the hisS gene encoding histidine--tRNA ligase, with the protein product MSTYTRIKGTKDIFGEEVKYWEYIENTAKKLFKIYGYKEIRTPLIEKTELFSRGIGQETDIVQKEMYTFDDKKGRSLTLRPEGTASVARAYIENSLITFGSPQKLFYIGPMYRYEKPQAGRYREFYQIGAEIFGTDHPLADAELITFIYDFFNKLKLNNFKIKINSIGTFKSRGKYKEVLKTYYQPLLPNLCEDCQRRFNTNIMRLLDCKIDVEAAKNAPSILDYLDEESHEHFNNLQKYLKGYNVPYQVDPKIVRGLDYYTKTAFEVEHSDLGEQAVIAGGGRYDDLVEQLEGPKTPGVGFAIGIERVIEALKRENVEVESESKIDVYIAFQGEKGEMAAVTLTKELRKKGINTFLNISKRNLSGQFKHANRLNAKYVVVLGDEEISRDIVTIKNMKSGEQTQIERNWVAEIIVEKLREE
- a CDS encoding DegT/DnrJ/EryC1/StrS family aminotransferase gives rise to the protein MFVPLSGADITDFEKKTIMDVLNSERLALGPYLEKFQEIIKEYADTKYALAVNSGTSALHLILKALDFQQNQKMIVTPFTFISSANVALFEKGIPVFVDIDPHTYNLSIKNLKEFIGKDYRDEVTTFMGVDIFGVPLEWDEILKILPDKIKIIEDSCEALGGEYKGRKLGTFGKAGTYAFYPNKQITTGEGGVIVTDDEEIFELCKSMSNQGRGKSGEWLVSERLGYNYRMDEMSAALGFAQMKRIEEISSKRKEKAMNYFDLFKSEERVVLPFIPQEVTSQSWFVFVLRLNLDWVSELIHIPTWVRNFDLPMKIEGEQNRKEWKELVNKIRKVLRTFLKKLGEKGVESKNYFYPVHLQPFYRKMFGYEEGDYPVTELISSLTFAIPFFSNISLEEQNYVYQIITDSLTEMKNETFD